TTCTTTAGCCGCTTCAATTAAAGTAGTTCCAATTTCAGACGGCGTATCAGCAGTTTTTACGCCACAATCATTAAGTGTTTTGATTTTTTCTTCAGCAGTACCTTTACCACCAGAGATTATAGCGCCAGCGTGGCCCATACGTTTTCCTGGAGGTGCAGTTTGACCACCAACGAAACCTACTACAGGTTTGTTCATGTTGGCTTTAATCCACTCAGCAGCTTCCTCTTCTGCTGTACCACCGATTTCACCAATCATAACTACCGCATGCGTTTCATCATCTTCATTAAATGCTTTTAACACATCGATAAAGTTAGTACCGTTAACTGGATCGCCTCCGATACCTACAGCAGTTGTTTGACCAATGCCTTCTTCAGTCAATTGGTGAACCGCTTCGTAAGTTAATGTACCTGAACGTGAAACAACACCTACGTGACCCTTTTTGTGGATGTAACCTGGCATAATACCAATCTTACATTCGTCAGCAGTAATAACACCTGGACAGTTTGGTCCAACTACACGAGTCTTTTTACCTTCTGAATAACGTTTTACTTTCACCATATCTACAACTGGAATATGCTCAGTAATGCAGATAGCCATGTCTAGTTCTGCATCGACACATTCTAGAATAGCATCCGCTGCGAATGGTGCTGGAACATATATTACTGATACATTTGCACCTGTTTCTTCTTTTGCTTCATCCACTGTGTTAAATACAGGTACACCTTCTACAACTTGTCCACCTTTACCTGGTGTTACACCAGCAACAATTTGTGTGCCATATTCTAACATTTGTTTAGTATGAAAAAGGGCAGTAGACCCTGTGATACCTTGTACAATTACTTTTGTATTTTTATCTATAAATACACTCATCTTAGTGCTCCCATCCTTTCCTTACGCTTCTTTAACAAGCTTTACAATTTTTTGTGCACCTTCAGCCATAGTAGCGGCTGGTTCGATAGCTAATCCAGATTCTTTAAGAATCGCTTTACCTTCTTTAACATTTGTACCTTCTAAACGCACAACTAATGGTAAAGTTAGTTCTACTTCTTTAACTGCAGCTACGATACCTTCAGCGATAACATCACATTTCATGATTCCACCGAAAATATTTACAAAGATACCTTTAACATTGTCATCTCCTAAGATGATTTTAAATGCTTCAGTAACTTTTTCTTTAGTAGCACCGCCCCCTACGTCTAGGAAGTTAGCTGGATTTCCGCCAAAATGGTTAATTGTGTCCATTGTAGCCATTGCTAAGCCTGCACCGTTTACCATACAACCGATGTCACCATCTAATGCTATGTATGATAAATCATATTTAGAAGCTTCAATTTCTTTTGGATCTTCTTCTTCTAAATCGCGTAATTCTTGGATATCTTTATGTCTAAACATTGCATTGTCATCGAAATTAAGTTTAGCATCTAATGCTAAAACTTCACCGTCACCAGTAGTTACTAGTGGGTTGATTTCAACGATTGAGCAATCTTTTTCAACAAATACGTTATATAAAGAAATTAAAAATTTAGCAGCTTTATTAATAGATTCCTTAGGAATATTAATATTAAAAGCGATTCTTCTCGCTTGATAAGGTGCTAAACCAGTTACCGGATCAATAGTTTCTTTAAAGATCTTTTCTGGTGTTTTAGCAGCTACTTCTTCAATTTCAGTACCGCCTTCTTCTGAAGCCATCAACGTAATACGATCTGTTGCTCTATCGATAACAAATCCTACATAATATTCTTTTTGAATATCGCAGCCTTCTTCAATATAAAGGCGTTTTACTTCTTTCCCTTCTGGGCCAGTTTGATGAGTTACTAACTGTTTTCCTAATAACTCATTTGCGTAACTTTCTACTTCAGAAAGTGATTTAGCAATTTTAACACCGCCAGCTTTACCTCTACCACCAGCGTGGATTTGTGCTTTCACCACATATACATCTGAATTTAATTCTTTAGCTTTCTCCACTGCTTCATCTGCAGTAAATGCTACGCGTCCTTCTGGGACAGCTACGCCCATGGAACGAAAGATATTTTTGCCTTGATACTCGTGGATATTCATTCTCCATCCTCCTCTTAGGTTAAGTGCATTTCAATTATAAAAAATGTAAGCGCTATTGTAAACTGTTTGACGCTCGTTATTTATAATTTATTTAATTTTTTAAGAATTGTTAACTATAGATTTAATTGGTTCAAAAGTTTTTCTATGCTCATTTGTAATACCGTATCGTTCAATTCCATCTAAATGATCTTTAGTACCGTATCCTACATTTTTATCAAATGCATAACCTGGATAGACCGATCCAAGTTGGCGCATATAGTCATCTCTATATTCCTTAGCCAACACACTAGCAGCTGCAATTGACACACTACGAGCATCACCTTTAATTAGTGATTGCTGTGGTATATCGATATCCAGTTCCATAGCATCGACTAGTAAATGTGTAGGGGTTTGAGTTAAATTTGCGACTGCACGAGACATAGCTAATTTTGTGGCTTGATATATGTTGAATTGATCAATTTCTTCTACCGATGCAATACCGAAAGCATAATCTTGCACTTCAGCTTTAAGTTTATGCTCCATCTCGTTACGTTTACTTGCTGATAATTTTTTTGAA
The genomic region above belongs to Staphylococcus durrellii and contains:
- the sucD gene encoding succinate--CoA ligase subunit alpha is translated as MSVFIDKNTKVIVQGITGSTALFHTKQMLEYGTQIVAGVTPGKGGQVVEGVPVFNTVDEAKEETGANVSVIYVPAPFAADAILECVDAELDMAICITEHIPVVDMVKVKRYSEGKKTRVVGPNCPGVITADECKIGIMPGYIHKKGHVGVVSRSGTLTYEAVHQLTEEGIGQTTAVGIGGDPVNGTNFIDVLKAFNEDDETHAVVMIGEIGGTAEEEAAEWIKANMNKPVVGFVGGQTAPPGKRMGHAGAIISGGKGTAEEKIKTLNDCGVKTADTPSEIGTTLIEAAKEAGIYEQLLTVKQ
- the sucC gene encoding ADP-forming succinate--CoA ligase subunit beta, translated to MNIHEYQGKNIFRSMGVAVPEGRVAFTADEAVEKAKELNSDVYVVKAQIHAGGRGKAGGVKIAKSLSEVESYANELLGKQLVTHQTGPEGKEVKRLYIEEGCDIQKEYYVGFVIDRATDRITLMASEEGGTEIEEVAAKTPEKIFKETIDPVTGLAPYQARRIAFNINIPKESINKAAKFLISLYNVFVEKDCSIVEINPLVTTGDGEVLALDAKLNFDDNAMFRHKDIQELRDLEEEDPKEIEASKYDLSYIALDGDIGCMVNGAGLAMATMDTINHFGGNPANFLDVGGGATKEKVTEAFKIILGDDNVKGIFVNIFGGIMKCDVIAEGIVAAVKEVELTLPLVVRLEGTNVKEGKAILKESGLAIEPAATMAEGAQKIVKLVKEA
- a CDS encoding ribonuclease HII, whose product is MAKKSIAEIKTLLHQYMTEEQLDQCEYANDGRKGVQNAIASRKKQLQKERTLVAQYETMSRFENEILATQPHALICGIDEVGRGPLAGPVVTCAVILNKEHNFIGLNDSKKLSASKRNEMEHKLKAEVQDYAFGIASVEEIDQFNIYQATKLAMSRAVANLTQTPTHLLVDAMELDIDIPQQSLIKGDARSVSIAAASVLAKEYRDDYMRQLGSVYPGYAFDKNVGYGTKDHLDGIERYGITNEHRKTFEPIKSIVNNS